A part of Bacillus thuringiensis genomic DNA contains:
- a CDS encoding SWIM zinc finger family protein — protein sequence MYAYLLNDITKWIPKYIMDKGYEYYEEGHVEDVEIQEKKIFAFVTGNAGNYEVIIDLENFIESSCECPYENYCKHMAAVVYDIQGAGESTVKEKLKDLEKEELLTVLNRLLQSSKNVQIVEKMLKKGKL from the coding sequence ATGTACGCTTACTTACTAAATGATATAACGAAATGGATTCCTAAGTACATTATGGATAAAGGGTATGAATATTATGAAGAAGGACATGTAGAAGATGTTGAAATACAAGAAAAGAAAATATTTGCTTTCGTTACTGGAAATGCAGGAAACTATGAAGTGATTATTGATCTTGAAAATTTTATAGAAAGTAGCTGCGAGTGTCCATATGAAAATTATTGTAAGCATATGGCGGCAGTTGTTTATGATATTCAAGGTGCTGGTGAAAGTACGGTGAAAGAGAAACTGAAAGATTTAGAAAAGGAAGAGTTACTTACAGTATTAAATCGTTTATTACAAAGTTCGAAAAACGTGCAAATTGTAGAGAAGATGTTAAAGAAGGGGAAACTTTAA